The following nucleotide sequence is from Aneurinibacillus soli.
AACGTAAACACAACCAGCCCGATCGACACCAGTGCGATTTTAGGCGGAATACCCGTCTGCCCTGGCGTATAGCCAATGCCTAACAGACCTTTCATAAGTGAACTGCTCAATGACACCGCCAGAAGCAAAATATAGCCGCCTGTGACAAGCGGGGTAAACAGCTTTTGAATTTTACCAATTATACCTGTTACACCGAGGCCGACAAGCATAATGCCGGTAATGATTAGTCCCATTTCCAGCGAACGTCCGATATCCTGCGGAGATTTACCTGCCGCCATGCCCAGATTGGCTAAAATGATGAAAATCCCCCACCACATGCCTGCCGGACCTTCCGTGAGCGGAAGTCGATGTCCGAACAATACTTGTAGAATGGAAGCCAGCCCGATCAAAAAAAATGTCTGCTGCATAAATACACCGATATCGGCCGATCCGAGTCCGTACGCTTGCCCGACAACGAGCGGCACGACTAGGGAACTTGACAGTATGACAAAAAACCATTGCAGTGCTGCGGTAATTGTGACGGATAATGGCGGTCTGTCATTTAATTCATATATGTTTGTCGATGCTTTTTTTTCTTGTTGTGCTTCCATATCATCACCTCACTCACTTCTACGTGCGCATTGAAGCGCCACCTGCAAATCCGTCCACACTTCCCGCTTCGTTTTCGCAAGCGCATCCCCACGCTGACGGATCACATAGGCGGGATGCCAGGTCGGTACGATTTTAATGCTGCCGTACTCATACACATTACCCCGAAACTGCGACATCGTCTTCATATCCGGGAAGAAATACTGAAGCGACACTTTGCCAAGCGCCAACACGACTTTCGGGCGGATAAGCTCCAGTTCATAATGTAAGTATTTGCTGCATTCTTTTGTTTCTTCCAGTGTAGGCGTGCGATTCCCACCCTTCTCATTCGTCACCCGACACTTTACCACATTTGTAAAATATACGTGT
It contains:
- a CDS encoding uracil-DNA glycosylase produces the protein MKSISEGMTNFYRRLTSDGYHAEDVNPALKQVEKAARMEQMRRRILACTDCPLGECVQGRVPGTGSADTPLMIVGEGPGEDEENWGLPLVGISGSLLTLILNKAGIRREHVYFTNVVKCRVTNEKGGNRTPTLEETKECSKYLHYELELIRPKVVLALGKVSLQYFFPDMKTMSQFRGNVYEYGSIKIVPTWHPAYVIRQRGDALAKTKREVWTDLQVALQCARRSE